Sequence from the Actinomyces slackii genome:
TGCCCGTGGGAAGGTCGAACCAGGTGCCCTCGGGCAGCCAGGCCCTCTCGCTTCCCAGCCCCGTGGTCGGATCCAGGGGGGAGGTGAAGGGGACCACCACCAGCTCGCCGAAGATGAAGGAGCCCCGGTGGGCGTAGGCCCCCTCCTGGCCCGGGTGGTCGTGATAGAGCGGGCGCACCGGCCCCAGCCCCGCGCCCGGGCCCTGGGTGGCGGCCGAGCGCCGGGCCCAGGTGTAGAGGTAGGGCACCAGTCGGTGGCGCAGGCGCAGATGGGCCTCCATCGTCGCCCGCGCATCGCGGCCGTAGCGCCAGGGCTCCTTGGAGTTGAACACCGAGAGCGTGGAGTGCATGCGGTTGATCGGGGAGAAGCAGCCCAGCTGGCTCCAGCGGGCGGCCATGTCGTCGTCGCGCTGGCCGAACATGTGCCCGCCGATGTCATGGGACCACCAGTAGTAGCCGATATTGGCGGCCGTGGCCGTGAACTCGGGCTGGAAGCGCAGCGAGTCCCAGGTGGTGATCGTGTCCCCCGAGAAGCCCACCGGGGTGCGGTGGCTCGAGGCGTCGGCGAAGCGCGAGAAGGTCAGGGGCCGACGGCGCCGGGTGCCCCCGGCCCCATCGGGGCGGGGGCGGGCCGAGTCCAGGTAGTGGATGTGGTTGAGCATCCACAGCGGGTCCAGCCCCGGCATCGTCGTCGTCCCGCCCTGCTGCCAGTCCAGCCACCAGAAGTCCACGCCCTCATCCTCCAGGGGGTGATGGACGCGCCTGAGGTAGGCGGCCACGAAGTCGCGGTCGGTGATGTCGAAGGGCACGTCCTGGCCCAGGGACGCATCCAGGCCCAGGTCCCGGCACACCGCCTCATAGGCCTCCTCGTGGCGGCGGATCCCCTGGGCGGGGTGGACGTTGAGGGAGGTGAGCATGCCGCGCTGATGGAGAGCGGCCAGGAAGGCCGGCGGGTCGGGGAAGAGCTCGCGGTTCCAGGTGTAGCCCGTCCACCCGGTGCCGATCGCCGGATCGATGTCCACCAGGTGCCAGTCCATGTCGATCACCGCCACCGACACCGGCAGGCCCTGGGCGGCGAAGCGGTCCATGAGATCCAGGTACTCCTGGGCGCTGTAGGGGTGGTAGCGGCTCCACCAGTTGCCCAGCAGGGCCCTAGGGATGAGCGGGCTGGGGCCGGTCAGGCGGAAGAAGTCCGCCAGGGCGCCGCGGTAGTCCTGGGCGTAGCCGAAGGCGTAGAGGTCCTGGGCCCCGTCCTGGAGGCGGCTGCCCTGGGGCCGCGGCTCGATCCACTCATCCTCGGTCACCACGAGGGAGGCCGAGTCGTCCAGCACCGAGATGCCGGTCAGGGACAGCAGGCCCGGACCCAGCTCGACACGGCCATCGACCTCATCGAGGGTGCGGGCCGTGCCGCCCAGATTCGAGGGGAAGGACTCCTGGGGGTCCCAGACATCCCCGTGATACCAGGTGCCGCCGTGAGGGGAGGCGGTGGCCGAGCGCAGGCGCACGTTCAGGCCCGAGCGGGTGAAGCCCAGGGAGGGCACATGGGTCAGGTGCAGATGCTCGGTGATGATCTCCACCCTGTCGGCGCCCTCAATGACGCGGAAGGCGCCCGGATCGCCCAGGTCGCGACTGACCACCAGCTGGGTGGCGGCATCGGTGAAGGCCCCGGTGGGGGAGTGCTCCATGCGGATGAGGCGACTGGTCAGGACCGTGAAGCGGTAGGTCGCCCCGGTCACCAGCGCCTCGGGGCGGGCGGGCGCCGGGCGGGGCCGGCTGGATGCGGAGGACAGGGGAGAGGTCATGACGCGACTCCTGTGGCGTGTCTGCGGCGGGTGAGACATGGGTTGGCAGGCCCTG
This genomic interval carries:
- a CDS encoding glycoside hydrolase family 31 protein, coding for MTSPLSSASSRPRPAPARPEALVTGATYRFTVLTSRLIRMEHSPTGAFTDAATQLVVSRDLGDPGAFRVIEGADRVEIITEHLHLTHVPSLGFTRSGLNVRLRSATASPHGGTWYHGDVWDPQESFPSNLGGTARTLDEVDGRVELGPGLLSLTGISVLDDSASLVVTEDEWIEPRPQGSRLQDGAQDLYAFGYAQDYRGALADFFRLTGPSPLIPRALLGNWWSRYHPYSAQEYLDLMDRFAAQGLPVSVAVIDMDWHLVDIDPAIGTGWTGYTWNRELFPDPPAFLAALHQRGMLTSLNVHPAQGIRRHEEAYEAVCRDLGLDASLGQDVPFDITDRDFVAAYLRRVHHPLEDEGVDFWWLDWQQGGTTTMPGLDPLWMLNHIHYLDSARPRPDGAGGTRRRRPLTFSRFADASSHRTPVGFSGDTITTWDSLRFQPEFTATAANIGYYWWSHDIGGHMFGQRDDDMAARWSQLGCFSPINRMHSTLSVFNSKEPWRYGRDARATMEAHLRLRHRLVPYLYTWARRSAATQGPGAGLGPVRPLYHDHPGQEGAYAHRGSFIFGELVVVPFTSPLDPTTGLGSERAWLPEGTWFDLPTGRRYTAGRGGRTLILSRPLERLAALAPAGSLIPLAGDITEAAADNPRSLDIVIVPGADGSFTLEEDDASPSPGPQGVARTSMSLSWPRDAEPGRAVVRIACEGASQVVPDERRLVLRLLATGADSARLRIGGDGGEDPGASGAREAPLRQVEADGFTLGAHTEVDLGVVSRQDLVAGIEVEFLGAAARPADWRQEVFAILEPARLPYLAKDQAWAAIDRGLSGTALLAEMESLGLPPEVLSAVAEVV